A genomic region of Methanobacterium sp. SMA-27 contains the following coding sequences:
- a CDS encoding ATP-dependent helicase, whose translation MIEKQEKAYKDGEIYKILHPWVKKWFKEKFETFSEAQHYAIMDIHIGENVLVSSPTGSGKTLTAFLSIISELTHLAERDELEDRVYCLYISPLKALDNDIEKNLEEPLTEIEAIAGKKLGIRKAVRTGDTSQYQRSKMLKTPPHILITTPETLSILLCAPKFRDKLKDIKYLIVDEIHSLADNKRGVHMSLTLERLQSLTGGFTRIGLSATVHPLGKIASFLVGYENGLVRNCKVVDVNYIKQLDMKVLCPVEDIVMSDPEDVNTALYNLLHDLVNEHKTTLIFTNTRSGTESVVFNLKKKFPDFYSHENIMAHHSSLSKELRLEAENKLKDGELKVVVSSTSLELGIDIGYIDLVVLVSSPKSVSRALQRIGRSGHKLHDKSKGRIIVVERDDLVECSLILKNAIEGKIDEIHIPQNCLDVLSQQIYGMAIEGKWDIDNAYNVIRGSYNYRNLTQNDFISVLSYLAGDYTSLEDRYVYAKIWVDYKEKQFGKRGKLARMLYSTNIGTIPDRSAARVKCNGEVIGRIEEDFMEKLRKGDTFVLGGKIYRFNYARGMTVNVTPSSGPPTIPSWFSEQLPLSFDLAMSIQNFRAIMDVKFKSKKDKDEIIKFIHEFLYVDYNAANSIYSYFREQYMFAQIPSARNLLIEFYKGYGGRKFVIFHALFGRRVNDALSRAVAYLIAEKYKRDVMISVSDNGFYLSSDGKVGGLDVFNELQPENIEEILIKAIDKTETLAARFRHCAGRSLMILRKYKGNEKSVSRQQIKGKILLKFVKDLDDNFSILKEARREVIEDYMDVKNAKKVLKMIQDGRMNITKIDTKIPSPFAFNLVAQSYLDVLKYEERIEFIRRMHQAIIKEIGEDI comes from the coding sequence ATGATAGAAAAACAGGAAAAAGCCTATAAAGACGGAGAAATATATAAGATACTCCATCCGTGGGTTAAAAAATGGTTTAAAGAAAAATTTGAAACATTTTCTGAAGCACAACATTACGCTATAATGGATATTCATATTGGTGAAAATGTACTGGTTTCCTCTCCAACTGGTTCTGGAAAAACTTTAACAGCATTTCTATCAATAATCAGCGAATTAACACATCTGGCAGAACGAGATGAACTCGAAGATAGGGTTTACTGTCTTTACATATCCCCATTAAAGGCTCTTGACAATGATATTGAAAAGAACCTGGAAGAACCATTGACCGAGATAGAGGCAATAGCAGGAAAAAAATTGGGAATCAGAAAAGCTGTCAGAACAGGAGATACAAGCCAGTATCAACGTTCTAAAATGCTTAAAACTCCTCCACACATTCTCATAACCACACCAGAAACACTTTCAATACTTTTATGCGCACCTAAATTCCGTGACAAACTCAAGGATATTAAATACTTAATTGTTGATGAAATTCATTCACTTGCTGACAACAAACGTGGTGTTCACATGAGTCTCACACTTGAACGCTTGCAGAGCCTTACAGGGGGATTCACAAGGATAGGTCTGAGTGCTACAGTACATCCTCTGGGAAAGATAGCCAGTTTCCTTGTGGGATATGAAAATGGTCTTGTTAGAAATTGTAAAGTAGTTGATGTCAATTATATAAAACAGCTCGACATGAAAGTATTATGCCCGGTTGAGGATATTGTGATGTCTGATCCTGAAGATGTGAATACAGCACTCTACAACCTCTTGCACGATCTTGTAAATGAACATAAAACCACACTTATCTTCACCAATACACGGAGCGGAACAGAGAGTGTTGTTTTTAACCTTAAAAAGAAATTTCCAGATTTTTACAGCCATGAAAACATAATGGCACACCATTCATCCCTATCAAAGGAGCTTAGATTAGAAGCGGAGAATAAATTAAAGGATGGAGAATTAAAGGTTGTTGTATCATCAACATCACTGGAACTTGGTATAGACATAGGGTACATTGATCTGGTAGTTCTTGTAAGTTCACCTAAATCTGTTTCAAGAGCTCTTCAACGTATTGGTAGAAGCGGTCATAAACTTCATGATAAGTCCAAGGGAAGGATTATTGTTGTTGAGAGAGATGATCTTGTTGAATGTTCACTCATTCTAAAAAATGCTATTGAAGGTAAAATTGATGAGATACATATACCTCAAAATTGTCTCGATGTTTTATCCCAGCAGATATATGGAATGGCTATTGAAGGAAAATGGGACATAGATAATGCATACAATGTTATTAGGGGAAGCTACAACTACAGAAACCTTACCCAAAACGATTTTATAAGTGTTTTAAGTTATCTGGCCGGTGATTATACCAGTTTAGAGGACAGATATGTTTATGCAAAGATATGGGTTGACTACAAGGAGAAACAGTTTGGGAAACGTGGAAAACTTGCAAGGATGTTGTATTCAACTAATATAGGCACAATCCCTGACAGATCTGCAGCCAGAGTCAAGTGCAATGGAGAAGTTATCGGCCGTATAGAAGAGGACTTCATGGAAAAACTCAGGAAAGGTGATACATTTGTGCTTGGGGGAAAAATATACAGATTCAACTATGCTAGGGGAATGACAGTTAATGTAACTCCTTCATCAGGGCCACCAACAATTCCTTCATGGTTCTCGGAGCAGCTGCCACTTTCATTTGACTTGGCAATGTCTATCCAGAACTTCAGGGCCATAATGGATGTGAAGTTTAAAAGCAAGAAGGATAAGGATGAAATAATCAAGTTTATCCATGAATTTCTCTACGTAGATTACAATGCCGCTAATTCAATTTATAGCTATTTCAGGGAACAATACATGTTTGCACAGATACCAAGTGCCAGAAATTTACTCATAGAATTTTACAAGGGATATGGGGGAAGAAAATTTGTTATTTTCCATGCATTATTTGGTAGAAGAGTAAACGATGCACTTTCGAGGGCTGTAGCATATTTAATAGCAGAAAAATATAAACGCGATGTAATGATATCTGTTTCAGATAATGGTTTTTATCTGAGCTCTGATGGTAAGGTAGGTGGATTAGATGTATTTAATGAACTCCAACCTGAAAATATTGAGGAAATTTTAATAAAAGCAATTGATAAGACAGAAACATTAGCTGCAAGATTCCGTCACTGTGCTGGAAGATCTCTTATGATACTTAGAAAGTATAAAGGAAATGAAAAGAGTGTTTCAAGACAACAGATAAAGGGTAAAATACTTCTTAAGTTTGTTAAAGATCTTGACGATAACTTTTCAATACTTAAAGAAGCTAGGCGTGAAGTAATTGAGGATTATATGGATGTGAAAAATGCAAAAAAAGTACTTAAGATGATCCAAGATGGCCGGATGAACATAACCAAAATTGATACTAAAATACCCTCACCATTTGCATTTAACCTGGTTGCACAGAGCTATCTGGATGTGTTAAAATATGAAGAACGTATAGAATTCATAAGAAGGATGCATCAGGCCATAATAAAAGAAATAGGGGAAGATATATAG
- a CDS encoding PAS domain S-box protein yields the protein MYNLETLLITDDVIEASKITRWLDSWDYNVKTTRFSNNQFFSDDLLNNDLILVDITIEDENIGREVLEIIKQNIKVPVIYFTSPTDEKLLNLPKSLSCIRKPVNSKELKLTMEMELYKSKMERALHQSEKKYKLLVENADDPIAIISKDGEFVLVNPSAARYFGGIPEDLKGKNMWDIFPKQYADSQMKSIENVIESGKGILTNEKTKINNRDKWFSSKIQPIKDPDGSISSIQIIAHDITLQKKIEKDLIDRENFFSGTLNDMQTFVAVLKPTGEVIFVNNTPLEIIGKKFSDVEGLLFYETPWWDYSEEVKSSIKQDIELCAMGKTIGHEIQVNSLNRMIWIDYSMHPIYDSNGKVKYLVPEGRDISNIKKAKKALSAEKNRFMSLTENAPFGMVLIDENGVYKYINPKFIDLFGYDLNEIPNGKEWFKRAFPDVEKRRDAILTWKNDFKGAEPGEKRPRTYEVYCKNGEKKIVDFVPVLLENNEYLMTVDDITERQIAENALQQSEERFRTVASSAVDAIIITDLEGRIVFCNDSLQRIFGYHEHDILGESVDMLIPGRYKEEFVRRQEKFKLTGKHMLSGKLFESYGHRKDGSEFPIEISITAWDVDGERFTTSIIRDITERKLVEYELKSSEEKFRQMTENIEEVFWIIDPKMSQLLYISPAYQKVWGCSRESLFDNPRSWIESIHPEDRKEVIDTIFRTSHDIKTEKKNGIEYRIRRPDGSIRWIWGKAFTLRKEDPKIQRIAGVAVDITQRKKAEEKYRNLFDNISVGVYRCTVGPHSKFVDANPALLDMFGYKKTEILAIKASYLFQDSEDKIKFDYKIMKFGHVKNEELRFKKHDGTPFTASVSAFVIKDDFGNIKYYDGVIQDITKIKEMEKTIKITDPIALFNKSE from the coding sequence ATGTATAATCTTGAAACCCTATTAATAACAGACGATGTTATAGAGGCCAGTAAAATTACAAGATGGCTTGATTCATGGGATTATAATGTAAAAACAACAAGATTTTCAAATAACCAATTTTTCAGTGATGATTTATTAAATAATGACTTAATTTTAGTTGATATAACTATTGAGGATGAAAATATTGGAAGGGAAGTCCTTGAAATTATTAAACAAAATATTAAAGTTCCTGTTATTTATTTTACCTCCCCTACAGATGAAAAATTATTGAATTTACCCAAAAGTTTGTCATGTATTAGAAAACCGGTTAATTCAAAAGAACTGAAATTAACAATGGAAATGGAGTTATACAAAAGCAAAATGGAAAGGGCACTTCATCAAAGCGAGAAGAAATACAAGCTCCTAGTCGAAAATGCAGATGATCCTATAGCAATTATAAGTAAAGATGGTGAATTTGTTTTAGTTAACCCTAGTGCAGCACGATACTTTGGGGGAATTCCTGAAGATTTGAAAGGTAAAAATATGTGGGATATTTTCCCAAAACAATATGCTGATTCCCAGATGAAATCAATAGAAAATGTAATTGAGTCGGGTAAGGGTATTTTAACTAATGAAAAAACCAAAATAAATAACAGGGATAAATGGTTTAGTTCAAAAATACAGCCAATAAAAGATCCTGATGGTTCAATATCGAGTATTCAAATTATTGCACATGATATTACCCTTCAAAAGAAAATTGAAAAAGATCTTATTGACAGGGAAAACTTTTTTTCTGGAACACTAAATGATATGCAAACATTTGTAGCTGTTTTAAAACCAACAGGAGAAGTTATTTTTGTAAATAATACTCCATTGGAAATTATAGGAAAAAAATTTAGTGATGTTGAGGGGCTATTGTTTTATGAAACACCTTGGTGGGATTATTCTGAAGAAGTTAAATCATCAATAAAACAAGACATTGAACTTTGTGCTATGGGAAAGACAATTGGACATGAAATCCAAGTGAACTCCTTAAACAGGATGATCTGGATAGATTACAGCATGCACCCTATTTATGATTCAAATGGGAAAGTTAAATATTTGGTTCCAGAAGGAAGGGATATAAGTAATATTAAAAAAGCTAAAAAAGCTCTTAGTGCAGAAAAAAACAGATTTATGAGTCTTACCGAAAATGCACCATTTGGTATGGTGTTAATAGATGAAAATGGTGTTTACAAATATATAAATCCTAAATTCATAGACTTGTTTGGCTATGATCTAAATGAAATTCCTAATGGTAAAGAATGGTTTAAGCGAGCATTTCCTGATGTTGAAAAGAGGAGAGATGCAATTTTAACATGGAAAAATGATTTTAAAGGCGCTGAACCCGGAGAAAAACGGCCAAGGACCTATGAAGTTTATTGTAAAAATGGAGAAAAGAAAATAGTGGACTTTGTACCAGTTTTGCTTGAAAACAATGAATATTTAATGACTGTTGACGATATAACCGAAAGACAAATTGCAGAAAATGCACTCCAACAGAGCGAAGAAAGATTCAGAACCGTTGCTAGTTCTGCAGTTGATGCCATAATAATTACAGATCTAGAAGGTAGAATAGTATTTTGCAACGACAGTCTTCAGAGAATATTCGGTTACCATGAACATGATATTTTAGGAGAATCTGTGGACATGCTTATTCCCGGTCGTTACAAAGAAGAGTTCGTAAGAAGACAGGAAAAATTCAAGTTAACAGGTAAACATATGCTATCTGGAAAATTATTCGAGTCTTACGGTCACAGAAAGGATGGAAGTGAATTTCCAATTGAGATATCTATAACAGCATGGGATGTTGATGGTGAAAGGTTTACAACATCCATAATCAGGGATATAACAGAGCGCAAACTAGTTGAATATGAACTTAAAAGCAGTGAAGAAAAGTTCAGACAGATGACAGAAAATATTGAAGAGGTTTTCTGGATAATAGATCCAAAAATGAGTCAATTACTCTATATAAGCCCGGCTTATCAGAAGGTTTGGGGATGTAGCAGGGAAAGTCTTTTCGATAATCCAAGATCATGGATCGAATCAATACATCCTGAGGATAGAAAAGAGGTAATAGATACCATATTCAGAACATCACATGATATAAAAACAGAGAAAAAAAATGGGATAGAATATAGGATAAGACGGCCAGATGGCAGTATTCGGTGGATATGGGGAAAGGCTTTTACACTCAGAAAAGAGGACCCTAAAATTCAACGTATTGCAGGTGTTGCAGTTGATATAACACAACGAAAAAAGGCAGAAGAGAAGTATAGAAACCTTTTTGATAACATTAGTGTTGGTGTTTACAGATGTACAGTAGGGCCCCATAGTAAGTTTGTAGATGCAAATCCCGCACTTCTTGACATGTTCGGATATAAAAAAACAGAGATCCTTGCAATCAAAGCTTCATATCTTTTCCAGGACAGTGAAGACAAAATTAAATTCGATTATAAAATAATGAAATTTGGACATGTTAAAAATGAAGAACTTAGATTTAAGAAGCACGATGGCACACCATTCACAGCATCGGTATCTGCTTTTGTTATTAAAGATGATTTTGGAAATATAAAGTATTATGATGGAGTTATCCAAGACATAACCAAAATCAAAGAAATGGAGAAAACAATTAAGATTACAGATCCAATTGCACTTTTCAACAAATCCGAATAA
- a CDS encoding PAS domain S-box protein: MDEEIQLLANVVESSDDAIISKSLDGIITSWNKGAEHIYGYSAEEIIGKNISILAPPQLKDEVNQLINKIKDGKKVYHYDTFRITKDSKKVNVSISLSPIFDNSKNLIGISTIARDITKQKKSELALKESEEKYRSISLKIVWTLFYLQNLMVLFWMLILQVKNYLDTPKRK; encoded by the coding sequence ATGGATGAAGAAATTCAATTGTTGGCTAATGTTGTGGAATCTTCAGATGATGCGATTATTAGTAAATCTCTTGATGGTATTATAACTTCTTGGAACAAAGGGGCAGAACACATATATGGATATTCAGCTGAGGAAATTATAGGAAAAAATATATCTATATTGGCGCCGCCTCAACTTAAAGATGAAGTAAATCAATTAATTAATAAAATTAAAGATGGAAAAAAAGTTTATCATTATGATACTTTCAGAATTACTAAAGACTCTAAAAAAGTAAATGTTTCAATTAGTTTATCTCCAATTTTTGATAACTCTAAAAATCTGATTGGAATCTCAACAATCGCAAGAGATATCACCAAGCAAAAGAAATCAGAGTTAGCTTTAAAAGAAAGTGAAGAGAAATATCGGTCTATTTCTTTGAAAATAGTATGGACGCTGTTTTACTTACAAAACCTAATGGTACTATTTTGGATGTTAATCCTGCAAGTGAAAAATTATTTGGATACTCCAAAAAGGAAATGA
- a CDS encoding PAS domain S-box protein, translating to MDAVLLTKPNGTILDVNPASEKLFGYSKKEMIELGRQGIIDSDDPRLPGLIEEIEHKGKTKGELIFVKKDGSKFPAEISSNIFREKDGIEKTIMVISDISDRLKAEET from the coding sequence ATGGACGCTGTTTTACTTACAAAACCTAATGGTACTATTTTGGATGTTAATCCTGCAAGTGAAAAATTATTTGGATACTCCAAAAAGGAAATGATTGAATTGGGTAGACAAGGAATTATTGATTCTGATGATCCTAGATTACCCGGATTGATAGAAGAAATAGAACATAAAGGGAAAACAAAAGGTGAACTCATCTTTGTAAAAAAAGATGGGTCAAAATTCCCTGCTGAAATATCATCAAACATATTCCGAGAAAAGGATGGAATTGAAAAAACAATTATGGTGATAAGTGATATTTCAGATCGTTTAAAAGCCGAAGAAACCTAA
- a CDS encoding sensor histidine kinase, translating into MGALDLDILNDTSIRTLDHDIIFGYNSLLPEWGLKIFFEHVLPDDLEYVHGRFEKSYETNKLYFQCRIIRADKEIRWIEAYGNVYKDDEGVPIRILGVISDITERKETETQLLATVKEKELLLREIHHRVKNNMQIISSLLNLQSSQVFDKRDTDLFTVVQDRVKSMGLIHGNLYQSKDLSSINFNDYSNTLISELIATYAVNSNINLVTNIVDISLNIETAIPLGLIINELVTNSLKHAFPDSKGEISITVHVKGEELELIFKDNGVGLPEDFNIENPKKLGLILVNNLVEQIEGTIKLEQRHGTEFKIKFKELKYKERV; encoded by the coding sequence ATGGGTGCTTTAGATTTGGATATATTGAACGATACTTCAATCAGAACATTGGATCATGATATAATATTTGGTTATAATTCGCTTTTACCAGAATGGGGTTTAAAAATATTTTTTGAGCATGTTTTACCTGATGATCTTGAATATGTCCATGGAAGATTTGAAAAATCTTATGAAACTAACAAATTATATTTCCAATGCAGAATCATCAGAGCTGATAAAGAAATAAGGTGGATTGAAGCATATGGAAATGTTTATAAGGATGATGAAGGCGTACCCATCCGAATTTTAGGAGTTATTAGTGATATTACAGAACGTAAAGAAACTGAGACCCAATTGTTAGCAACTGTAAAAGAAAAAGAGCTTTTATTAAGGGAAATACATCATCGGGTTAAAAATAATATGCAAATTATTTCCAGCCTATTAAATCTCCAATCTTCCCAAGTTTTTGATAAAAGAGATACTGACCTTTTCACTGTAGTTCAGGACAGGGTTAAATCAATGGGCCTTATTCACGGAAATTTATATCAATCTAAAGATTTATCAAGTATCAATTTTAACGATTATTCAAATACTTTAATATCTGAACTTATAGCAACATACGCAGTCAATTCTAACATCAATTTGGTAACCAATATTGTGGATATTTCACTCAATATAGAAACAGCCATACCCTTAGGTCTGATCATAAATGAACTAGTTACCAACAGTCTTAAACACGCCTTTCCAGATTCTAAAGGTGAAATATCAATAACTGTACATGTTAAAGGTGAAGAACTTGAACTAATATTCAAGGATAATGGTGTGGGATTACCCGAAGACTTTAATATTGAAAACCCGAAAAAACTGGGATTAATACTAGTAAACAACCTAGTAGAACAAATTGAAGGCACAATCAAACTAGAACAGAGGCACGGAACAGAATTTAAAATCAAATTTAAAGAATTAAAATACAAAGAAAGGGTATAG
- a CDS encoding NAD(P)/FAD-dependent oxidoreductase, which produces MGTPVQCGEATTTDTFKTLEMKPSEKYLCTELKGADIYAPNDTHFRVSGENVYKFKEGYVLERKIFDKELAIESAKAGTDIMVKTTVKDLIKRDGQVCGVVAKHLGKTFEIKADIVIAADGLESTTARIAGLKNVNKVGDIGSCAQYEMVGIDTDPNYMQLHFGKHIAPGGFLWIFPKGNGVANVGLGVRNTKETAYHYLNTFIKKLKATPVELNIGGVPISGPIDKTFSSGIMVVGDAAGQTDPITGAGIENTVTCARIAGEVAVDSIENGDTSSSFLKRYEDLWRLAIGNNIENSLRYRKIFDKLTDNDFNILAEFLKNNDPNSISKLSILKFLKNNPHLITLLLGIFIQKT; this is translated from the coding sequence ATTGGAACTCCAGTCCAATGCGGTGAAGCTACAACGACTGATACATTTAAAACCCTTGAAATGAAACCTTCCGAGAAATACTTGTGCACAGAATTAAAGGGTGCAGATATTTACGCCCCAAATGATACTCACTTCCGAGTTAGTGGAGAAAATGTATACAAATTCAAAGAAGGTTATGTATTAGAAAGGAAAATTTTCGATAAAGAGCTTGCAATAGAATCAGCTAAAGCTGGAACAGACATAATGGTTAAAACTACGGTTAAAGATCTTATAAAAAGGGATGGGCAAGTTTGTGGAGTTGTTGCAAAGCATCTAGGAAAAACATTCGAAATAAAAGCAGATATTGTGATAGCGGCCGATGGTCTTGAATCCACTACAGCAAGAATTGCAGGACTTAAAAATGTTAATAAAGTTGGAGATATAGGATCTTGTGCCCAGTATGAGATGGTTGGTATTGATACAGATCCAAACTATATGCAATTACATTTCGGCAAGCATATTGCTCCGGGAGGATTTTTATGGATATTTCCTAAGGGCAATGGAGTTGCAAATGTGGGTTTAGGTGTCAGGAACACAAAGGAAACAGCATATCATTACCTAAATACATTCATAAAAAAATTGAAAGCAACACCTGTTGAACTTAATATTGGAGGAGTACCAATTTCAGGACCTATAGACAAAACCTTTTCATCCGGAATTATGGTAGTTGGAGATGCAGCAGGACAAACAGACCCAATAACAGGGGCAGGTATAGAAAATACGGTTACATGTGCTAGAATTGCTGGAGAAGTTGCTGTAGACTCTATTGAAAATGGAGATACATCAAGTAGTTTTCTTAAAAGATATGAAGATCTGTGGAGGTTAGCCATAGGTAATAATATTGAAAATTCGCTGAGATATAGGAAAATTTTTGATAAACTCACAGATAATGATTTTAATATTCTAGCAGAATTTTTAAAAAATAATGATCCAAACTCAATTTCAAAACTATCAATACTTAAATTTCTAAAGAACAATCCACATCTTATAACACTTTTATTAGGCATTTTTATCCAAAAAACATGA
- a CDS encoding prenyltransferase produces the protein MKFDTLTKIVRLGRFQFIIGGFLYFCAGALLALLLNAEFSLTKFVLGYTALLAAHLSVSYSNDYFDVEADKFQKPTRFSGGSGVLITNPELRKFSKNFALALIGVSIILATITTLIFHLPIIFFLLILSGNILGWYYSAPPIKLSYRGLSEFATVLTGFIIPGIGYVILMGRIDLPFLIFTIPLMLYELLFIINVEIPDMEADSIGGKKTIVVAYGRRIGFIVGVIAAVMATLSYIFISQTNLYPSDINWLVIAIFSLIPLSIGIIIATKKMINRTNAIKWVNYNLISFSIFIILINSYLIYILK, from the coding sequence ATGAAATTTGACACTCTCACAAAAATAGTTAGATTAGGGCGCTTCCAATTTATTATTGGAGGATTCTTATATTTCTGTGCTGGAGCATTGCTTGCTCTACTATTAAATGCTGAATTTAGTCTGACAAAATTTGTACTAGGTTATACAGCATTATTGGCTGCACATTTATCAGTTTCCTATAGTAATGATTACTTCGATGTTGAGGCTGATAAATTTCAGAAACCAACCCGATTTTCTGGTGGTAGTGGTGTCCTCATTACCAATCCCGAACTTCGAAAATTTTCTAAAAACTTCGCATTGGCCCTTATAGGAGTATCTATAATACTAGCCACTATCACCACACTAATATTCCACTTACCAATTATCTTCTTCCTCTTGATACTATCTGGAAATATCCTTGGATGGTACTACTCTGCTCCTCCAATTAAATTATCTTATAGAGGATTAAGCGAATTTGCAACGGTTTTAACAGGTTTTATAATACCCGGGATAGGTTATGTAATTTTGATGGGAAGAATAGACCTACCTTTCCTTATTTTTACCATACCCTTGATGTTATACGAGTTATTATTTATTATAAATGTGGAAATACCAGATATGGAAGCAGACAGTATAGGTGGCAAAAAAACTATAGTGGTTGCTTATGGACGTAGAATAGGATTTATTGTGGGAGTAATAGCCGCAGTAATGGCTACTTTATCCTATATTTTCATTTCTCAAACTAATCTATACCCATCAGATATCAATTGGTTAGTGATTGCCATATTCTCCTTAATTCCTTTAAGTATTGGAATAATAATAGCCACAAAAAAAATGATTAACAGGACAAATGCCATTAAATGGGTGAATTATAATCTTATATCATTTTCTATTTTCATAATCTTGATTAACAGCTATTTAATTTATATCTTAAAGTAA
- a CDS encoding PRC-barrel domain-containing protein, with amino-acid sequence MKISDELIGKDVIDESGDQIGIVNDVEWDFEANRVISIHLKEAGISAKIGLGDKKIVPYEKIEEIGDSVLIKGKIFKTE; translated from the coding sequence ATGAAAATATCTGATGAATTGATTGGTAAGGATGTTATTGACGAATCTGGAGACCAGATAGGTATCGTAAATGATGTTGAGTGGGATTTTGAAGCGAACAGAGTAATATCTATTCATTTGAAGGAAGCAGGAATATCCGCAAAAATAGGTCTAGGCGATAAAAAAATAGTACCCTATGAAAAAATTGAAGAAATAGGAGATAGTGTTCTAATTAAAGGCAAAATTTTCAAGACCGAATAA
- a CDS encoding DUF5518 domain-containing protein: MVSVGAIVEGFILAIIITVVLSILGVGSVIGLPVAIFGFLIAGIIVGYISYGDIIDGVINGALMGVAGAIILWILSLFKGQIAAFSSQLSTFVPLNSAPELILVIVAGAIGGLIGALILLLNRRNRRNYGGRRDGDRRDDRRDDDRRDDRDRRDDRDRRDDRDRRDDRDRRDDRDRRD, translated from the coding sequence ATGGTAAGTGTTGGAGCTATAGTTGAAGGTTTTATTTTGGCAATTATAATTACTGTTGTTTTGTCAATTTTGGGTGTTGGATCAGTTATTGGATTGCCAGTTGCAATATTTGGTTTTCTAATCGCAGGTATAATTGTTGGATACATATCTTATGGTGATATTATTGATGGTGTGATTAATGGGGCACTTATGGGTGTTGCTGGTGCAATAATCTTATGGATACTAAGCTTATTTAAAGGTCAGATAGCTGCATTCTCTTCACAGTTATCAACCTTTGTCCCATTAAACTCAGCACCAGAATTAATTCTTGTAATAGTCGCAGGCGCAATAGGCGGTTTAATCGGCGCTCTAATATTATTATTAAACCGCAGAAATCGCAGAAACTATGGCGGCCGAAGGGACGGAGATCGAAGAGATGATAGAAGGGATGATGATAGAAGGGATGATAGGGATAGAAGGGATGATAGGGATAGAAGGGATGATAGGGATAGAAGGGATGATAGGGATAGAAGGGATGATAGGGATAGAAGAGACTAA
- a CDS encoding archaellin/type IV pilin N-terminal domain-containing protein yields the protein MDNKGQSSWIGLIVFIIVIVILLKILGLY from the coding sequence ATGGATAATAAAGGACAGAGTAGTTGGATAGGTCTCATTGTATTCATAATAGTAATAGTGATCTTATTAAAGATATTAGGGTTGTATTAA